In the genome of Thermus caldifontis, the window ATGGTGATGATGTTCTTGGCGTAGTGCAGGTTGATGTGGTCAATGAGGGCCGCCAGGGTGGTGCTCTTCCCCGAACCCGTGGGCCCGGTGACCAGGATGAGCCCCCGCTCCTTGGCGGCGAGCCCCTCCATCACCTCCCGGGGCAGGCCCAAGGCCTCAAAGCTGGGAATCGCCTCGGCCACCACCCGCATCACCAGGCCGAAGCTTCCCCGCTGCCTCAGGAGGTTACAGCGGAAGCGGGCCACCCCGGGGATGGTGTAGGCGAAGTCCAGCTCCTTGCGGTACTCCACCTCCTCCCACTGCTCCGGGGTGAGGAGGGCTTTGGCGATGGCCTCTGTGTCCTTGGGGGTTAGGGGCCGGTTGCCAAAGGGCTTCAGCTTCCCATCCACCCGGATCACGGGCGGGGCCCCCGCCTGCAGGTGGATGTCCGAGGCCCGGGCCTGGACCATGGCCTTGAGCATCTCCAAGAGGCTTTGCCTACCCTCCTGGGGGAGAGCTTCGCTCATGGGTAGACCTCCAGGTTATCGATCAGGCGCACCTCGGGGAAGCGGCCCGCCACGATCCCCCTGGCCCCGGGCACAAAGCGGGAAAGGGGAAGGAGGGTTTCCGGGTGCACGATGGCCAGATAGTCCACCCGGAACTCGGGAACCCCCTTGAGCACCTCCTCCCCTTTTTCCAGGGCCTCGGCCACGCCCTTTCCCCTCGAGGCCGCCTCCCGCATGGCCAAAAGGGCCCGGTAAAGCACCGTGGCCTCCTGGCGCCTCTTTGGGGAAAGGTAGACGTTGCGGCTGGAAAGGGCCAGCCCATCCTCCTCCCGCACCGTGGGCACCCCCACCACCTCCAGGGGGAAGCCCAGGTCCCGCACCATCTTGCGGATCACCAGAAGCTGCTGGTAGTCCTTCTCCCCAAAGTAGGCCCGGCTCGGCCCCACCAGGAGGAAGAGCCTGGCCACCACCGTGGCCACCCCCTGGAAGTGGCCGGGGCGCACCTCCCCCTCCCAAAGGGCGGTGAGGGGGCCCTCCACGGTGACCCGGCTGGAAAACCCCGCCGGGTACATCTCCTCCACGCCGGGGGCGAAGAGGAGGTCCACCCCCGCCTCCTCTAAAAGGGCCTGGTCCCGCTTTAGGTCCCGGGGGTAACGGTGGTAGTCCTCCCCGGGACCAAACTGCAAAGGGTTGACGAAGATGGAAACCGCCACGAAGGGGTTTTCCTTTCTGGCCCGCTCCACCAGGGCCAGATGCCCCCGGTGGAGGTAGCCCATGGTGGGGACAAAGCCCACCCCTTCCCGGGGTAGGGCCTGCCGGAGCTCGGCCACGGTGTGCGCCACCTTCACGGGGCTCAGTATACTTTCCCCGTGGGCAAGAAGAAGCGGGAGGAAAAGCTCAAGAAAAAGGCCCTTAAGGAATGGGAGGAGAGGCGGCCCAAGACCTTCCGGGAAGCCCTGAGGTACTTCCCCGGCCTCTTCTTTCGCACCACCTTGGTGGTGATGGCGGCCACCCTCCTCATCCTCTTTACCGCCGCCATAGGCCTCCCCTGGGCCCAGAGCACCTGGTTCCAGATCCTGGTCTACCTAGGGTTTTACCTCCTCTTTCAGCGCTTCATCATGGGGCCTTTAGCCCCACCGCGGCTAAAATAGGAGAGATGGCCGAACCCGCCCAGGTTCTCCACCCCCTGGCCCTCGAGGCCTACCTGGAAAGGGAGGCCCAAAGCCGTGTGCGCCACGAGCTAGTCCGGGGCTTCCCCCGGGCCATGGCCGGGGCCAGCCGGCGGCACAACCTTTTGGTGGTGGCCCTGGTGGGGGCCCTTTTCCCCCTAGCCCGGGGAAAGGGATGCCGCCTCTATGCGGAGACCTTTAAGCTCAAGGTGGCACCCGATACCGTCTACTACCCCGACCTCATGGTGGTCTGTGGCCCACCAGGGGAGAACCCCTACTACGAGGAAAACCCTTGCTTGGTGATAGAGGTTCTCTCCCCTTCCACGGAGGCCCAGGACCGCTGGGAAAAAATGCGGGCCTACCTAGGGTTAGAAAGCCTCCAGGCATATCTCCTCTTGGATCCGGAAAAAAGGGGCCTTGAAGGTTATTTCCACGAGGGGAAGGGCTTCCGCTTGGAGGCCTACACCGGTGGCCAGGTTCCGCTTCCCTGCCTGGACGCCTTCCTGGACTTGGACGCGGTGTACCTGGCCTTAGACTAGGCGAGGAAAAGGGGCCTAGATCCTCTCGGCGTCCGCCCAGAAGCCTTCCAGGTCGTAGTACTCCCGGGCCTCGGGGGTCATGAGGTGGACCACCACCTCCCCGTAGTCCAGGACCACCCAGCGGGGGCTCTGCCCCTCCGTGGGCCGGGGCCGAAGCCCCGCCTCCCCCAGCTTTTCCTCCACGTGGCGCTCCAGGGCCTGGAGATGGGGGGTGCTGTTGGCACTGGCCAGGACGAAGTAGTCCAGGCTCTCGGACACCGCCCTCAGGTCCAGGGCCACCACGTTTTCCGCCTTCTTTTCCCAAAGGAGATCCTTGATCCTCGCTACCAGCTCCAAAGCCTCCAGGGTCTTTACCATCTGACCTCATTCTACCAGGTCCCGCCCCAGCTCCACCACCACCCCGGAAACCGGCCCATAGGGGGCCAAAAGGGGCAGATGAAAGAGCTCCGCAACGTAGCTTCCCGCCTCGAGGTCCTTGGTGTACACGGCGCTTCGCGCCACCTCCGCCTCCTCCACCTGCACCTCCACCCCCTCCCGGGCCAAAAGGGCCTGCCCCCAAAGGATCAGGTCCCTTTCCCCCCGTAGGCGCACGGGAACCTGCGGCGGGGATGAGGGCAGGGCCATGCCCATCCATGCGGCCAGGACCTGGGCCTTGGCCCCCTCGTCCACATAGAGAAAGGTCCCCCTCCCCTCCCGGGTAGGCAGGGTGGCCAGGGAAAGCCTCAGGCCCTGGACCCCAGGCAGATGGGCCAGGGCCTCCTCCAGGGAAAGGTCCGTGTCCAACTCCCGCCAAGCCTCCCGTAAGGCCAAGGCCAAAGCCGGCCAGGTGCGGGGGTCCTGGGCCTTCTTGAGCACCTGGGAGATCACCCCCTTGATGCGGTCCAAGCGGGCATAGTCCCCCAAGGCATCGTGGCGGAAGCGCATGTACTTCACCGCCTCCTCCCCATTTAGGTGGAGCCTTCCCGCAGGGAAGTCGATGTAGAGTTTGGCCGCCCGGTCGGTGTAGCGCATGGGGCGGTCCAAGTAGACCTCTACCCCCCCTACCGCATCCACCACCCGGGCCACGCTTTCCAGGGTGAGGATGAGGTGCCTTTCCGCCACCAGGCCCGTGGCCTCCTCCACGGCCTGCTTCAGAAGCCCCGCCCCCCCTCGGGCATAGGCGCCGTTGATCTTGCCCCCCACCGCCGGGCTATAGAGGTCCCGGGGAATGGCCAAGGCCCTGGCCTCCCCTCCCCGGATGCGCACGTAGAAGATGGTGTCCGTGCGGCTTCCTGGGCCGCAGGGGGTGTGGTAGCCGCAGTACTCGATATCCCGGGCCGCCACCACCACCCCCATTTCGGGCAAGGGCCCGGCCCTCCTGGGCCGCACCCCTTCCTCCTCCACAGGCCTGGGCCAGGAAAGCACCCCCCCAAGGGCGAAAAGGGCCAGGGAAAGGAGGAGAAGGGAAAGCCTAGGGCGCATCCTGCAAGCGACGGTACACCGCCAACGTCCTGGGGTGCAGGGGAATGCCCTTGGCCTTCAGGTAGGCCACCTTGTTCCCCACCGCCAGGCGGTAGGCCTCAGAAAGCCTCCCCGCAAGGGCCAGCTCCCGGATCTCCCCGTTCACCCCCCGGCCGGGCTCGGAGACGTCGGCGATGTAGAGGGCCATGCCCAGGGCATTCCCAGGGTCCACCCCGTACACGTGCCCCTCCACCGCCTGCAAGACCTCCTCGTCCTCCACCCCCCAGGCCTCGGCCAGAACCCGGGCCGCCCGGCCGTGGAGGGAGAGGGGATGGGCCCTTTCCACCTCGTTTTCCGGAGGGGCCAACTTAAGGAGCTCCTCCTCGCCCAAGTCGCGGGCCGCGTCGTGCAAAAGCCCCGCCAGGTAGGCCCTCTCCCCATCCAGACCGTTCTGCTCGGCAATCTCCCGCGCCAAAGCCGCCACGCGCTCTATGTGGGCCCAGCGCTCGGGGCGGACCAGGGCCTTCACCTTCTCCTTTAGCTCAGCGGTAGAAACCGTGCTTCTCAAGGTACACCTCCACAGGCCGAGGCACCCAGAAGCGCACGCTCTGGCCCTCCTTGATGCGCCTACGAATCTCGCTGCTGGAGATGCCCACCTCCGGAACGGAAAGGGGCACCACCGGCACCGGCATCCGGTCCAAGGGGTAGCCG includes:
- the panC gene encoding pantoate--beta-alanine ligase, with protein sequence MKVAHTVAELRQALPREGVGFVPTMGYLHRGHLALVERARKENPFVAVSIFVNPLQFGPGEDYHRYPRDLKRDQALLEEAGVDLLFAPGVEEMYPAGFSSRVTVEGPLTALWEGEVRPGHFQGVATVVARLFLLVGPSRAYFGEKDYQQLLVIRKMVRDLGFPLEVVGVPTVREEDGLALSSRNVYLSPKRRQEATVLYRALLAMREAASRGKGVAEALEKGEEVLKGVPEFRVDYLAIVHPETLLPLSRFVPGARGIVAGRFPEVRLIDNLEVYP
- a CDS encoding Uma2 family endonuclease, translating into MAEPAQVLHPLALEAYLEREAQSRVRHELVRGFPRAMAGASRRHNLLVVALVGALFPLARGKGCRLYAETFKLKVAPDTVYYPDLMVVCGPPGENPYYEENPCLVIEVLSPSTEAQDRWEKMRAYLGLESLQAYLLLDPEKRGLEGYFHEGKGFRLEAYTGGQVPLPCLDAFLDLDAVYLALD
- the rsfS gene encoding ribosome silencing factor, encoding MVKTLEALELVARIKDLLWEKKAENVVALDLRAVSESLDYFVLASANSTPHLQALERHVEEKLGEAGLRPRPTEGQSPRWVVLDYGEVVVHLMTPEAREYYDLEGFWADAERI
- a CDS encoding LCP family protein, with amino-acid sequence MRPRLSLLLLSLALFALGGVLSWPRPVEEEGVRPRRAGPLPEMGVVVAARDIEYCGYHTPCGPGSRTDTIFYVRIRGGEARALAIPRDLYSPAVGGKINGAYARGGAGLLKQAVEEATGLVAERHLILTLESVARVVDAVGGVEVYLDRPMRYTDRAAKLYIDFPAGRLHLNGEEAVKYMRFRHDALGDYARLDRIKGVISQVLKKAQDPRTWPALALALREAWRELDTDLSLEEALAHLPGVQGLRLSLATLPTREGRGTFLYVDEGAKAQVLAAWMGMALPSSPPQVPVRLRGERDLILWGQALLAREGVEVQVEEAEVARSAVYTKDLEAGSYVAELFHLPLLAPYGPVSGVVVELGRDLVE
- the yqeK gene encoding bis(5'-nucleosyl)-tetraphosphatase (symmetrical) YqeK, with amino-acid sequence MRSTVSTAELKEKVKALVRPERWAHIERVAALAREIAEQNGLDGERAYLAGLLHDAARDLGEEELLKLAPPENEVERAHPLSLHGRAARVLAEAWGVEDEEVLQAVEGHVYGVDPGNALGMALYIADVSEPGRGVNGEIRELALAGRLSEAYRLAVGNKVAYLKAKGIPLHPRTLAVYRRLQDAP